The Mycteria americana isolate JAX WOST 10 ecotype Jacksonville Zoo and Gardens chromosome 2, USCA_MyAme_1.0, whole genome shotgun sequence genome contains the following window.
CTCTGCCAGCAAAGGGAGGGCAGTGGCACCGCGGGGCTGCTCCAGGACCAACTGCATCCAAACAGCTGTGAGGTCTGGGCGTCCTTTTGGCACAAGGGCCAAGTGCTCCCGACCTACACGTGCACCCCGAGGCACATGTTACAGGTATGCGGCCATGCCAGTATGGGGACACGTATCTGAAATGGCAGGAGCACTTGCGTGTGCGGGGATGCGTACGCTGCAGGCACGGAGGAGCAAATGTCGGTGCTGGGACTGGTGGGATCCTGGAGTACGGGCAGGGCTGCAGTGCAAATGCAGCTCCCAGGCCAAACCCTGCTCCCATTGCAGTCCTTCTGCGTTCAGTGATGCCAGGTGGAGGCCCTAGCCTGTGGCAACCCCGTGGCAAGGGCCTCGTGCATTCAGGGAGCATGTACTGGAGAGGCTAATCAGTTCTGCAAACTGTTCCAACAAGCCCTTCTCGGGCAACCTAGGTTTACTGTCATGCTACTGTGGTCAGGGCGCATCTCTGTCAAACTGCATTTGCTACAGGGCTGCAttagcttttcctttgcttttccttcgtACGGAGGAGTCGGAGGATGCGTTCATTTTTTGTTAGTTCTGCTGGCAGTTCATTTGCCTGGAACAAAAAAAGCTTGAGGTTAGCAGAGATGAATGAGTATTTCCAAAACATGGCTTAAAAGCGTTAAATTCTAAAGAAGATGGTACTGGGTATTATAATGACGTGCTTATTCCAGTGTTGTCTCCACCACTGTTGGAGATATCTTAAGAAGTCACCTTTCCACACAGTGGGCAAGTCTCACTTAAGTCTTCAAAATAATCCCAGCGTGGGATTTGAGTGGTCAGCTTATTTTGTGCTGACTGTCCAGGCTAAATGGTATCCCTTGGGCTCCCTATGCTTCTGCCACAAAATTAAAAGGGAACATAGCTGcttattttgggggggagaagAGGCAGATCTTTAAGTACCGAAGTCCATAAAAATCCAAGGAAAGACTTTAATTGCTATGAAATAGTGCTATTCTGTAGGATTGGTAATAATAGAACATCAGAGTTTGGTCTTCTGTGTTTATTGAATACAATTTTGGtaacataaattatttataatgaagctacttctgaaaatcagtaaTTCTGTCCTGCAAATGTACTCTGTTGTGCCAAAttgcaagttatttaaaaaaaaaatcagtaggagAGTTTACAGCCACAGACTTTCTTATACTGCACACCCTCCTGCTGCAAATCACTGTCAGTAGCAGAAAAATCTTGCACATTGTTTGGATGATAgtatcaaaacaaaatgcttattaACACGAACTACTGTATGAGAGGCACTAACTCTGCTGCCATCAAGTGGAATGATACAGAAAAAACAGGCACAGATTTTATAGTAAATGACCAAAACATTTAGAAGGTATACGCTGGATTACTTGTAATACAAACTTTCATTCACCCAATCATAAACCAGAAATAAACACCAGACCACCCATTCATAGCTTAACAAACCCAGCTAGATATCAAATACTAGTGGCAAATAGTTCATAAACACAACTCAGAGGAAGACAATTTAATGGAAATTATCACACATATAATGTTAAAACACTTTACAGCATAAAAAACAAGAcaagttttctgcagaaaagttgATGCCATAAAATGAATATGAAACTATTTCAATTAACTAACAGATTTATAGTAAGATATGGGAAAGATGCCTGtaatttgagatattttttgCGTTAGGAATGTGCTGAATCCTAACCAAGATTTCTTACCAAAGGCACCCAGATATATATTTCTCTTGCTGCTGAAGTATCTTCCTTGCATATTTCTCACAGGAGACACAAATATGACTTATGACTTATCAAAACAGTGACAGATTACTGTTTCCCTAAAATGCAACCTAGCAAGCCCATGACTAGCTATAGTTAACAATTTAATCTGTGGTGCTCAAGTGAATGAGTGCATGGTTTAGTTATTCTCAGATTGATGTAACTTCACAAGTACTGGCATCACCAGCGGCACTGCCTAGCACCCTTATAAATGCTTGTGTACAGAAATGAACAGACTGAACGGTGATGCTTCAGGAGAGGATCAAGAGGCAACCATGGACCGACACAGAAACGTGGACTGCCACCAGCTCCGCAGCACGCACGGCTCTGCCACCCAGTGCTCCCCGCCTGCTCCTCGCCCGGGACGGCGTGCCAGGTCCTACCTTGTTCCTCAGGCATGGGTCCGCTCCTGCCTCGAGAAGCAGCGCCACTGTCCTCGCGTTGCCACTCAGGACGGCCGCGTGGAGAGCAGAGGTCCCGTTCTGGAAAATACCAATGCAGATGTTTGTACCGTACATGGGAAGCAATCAAAAGGCAGTGAAACACGACTGTTTGCAAAGAACAAGCCTAAGAACAAGAAAGAAGTGACACGGAAGAGATTAGGTCCTCAAAGGTATAGGGTCTGATTTAGACAGGGTGCTGGCAGGCTAGTGGGCTATGAAGGAGgtgattttaaatgctttaataaaaatgaaagtcaaGTTCATTGTACCACagcaatatttccttttaaaaattacccTTGTCAATAGATTAGAGGTGAAATGAACACAGCACTTGCTTCTGCCTGGCAAAATCGGTCATTAGCAAgtgaaacagaagtaaaagcagtaatgaaaaccATCTGTGCATTTTATCATCTTTCTCTGATGATTAATGATCTCAATGTCAGACAGCAGAATGGTGATTCTTTTATGGCTGGCCTTTTGTTTGTGGCTGCAAAATGACAATTCAAATAAGTGTGGAAGCTATTTCATACTTGTAATTAACAACTAAGTTAATGCCACCTAGATTTTTCAAGTACATCAAAATTACCAATTAGTTGCACGCACAGAGGCTATCAAAGTATGTGATTTATAGGCACATACAGTTAGATCAGCTATTGAAAAGCAGCTTCCAAatatctgttctttttcaagtCACTTTTTgaattcagaggaaaacaaaatcaaatagaGAATCTGCTCACAACAGATCTCTTAGAATACTATTTTGCTGACTAAATACAACAGAGGGCAGGGTATAATGCTAAAAACTGCACCATGGAGAGTAATCCATTTACCgtagaaataaaatcagaaaagcaggAGAATGCCTTCTACGACACAATGTGCTTCCTCATTCCAAAAACCAAATTcacaatttcatttgaaaagattCATTTGTGTGTGGCATTAAAGGCTAAATAAGAtaattccatttttctcttcactgtttTGGGCTCAAGCTCCTTATCATCTTCCACTGGCATAGTCATAAAGATCAGGTCTTTCATCAGACCCTTTGCCTTCTCGAGTTTCTACCTAAAAATCTGTGTGTTTCACTACTAACCTTCAGCAGACCAAGCGTGGGAGAGAATTTCAGCAACTCTTCTATCACATTGTTGTACCCTTTAATGGCAGCCTTCAGTAAAGCAGTTGTACCATCCTTTAAAAGAGGAAGGTTGGTTCAGTTGTTACCAATACTTTACCCACGTTCCCCTCGGCTGGAGGGAAATGCCAGCTCTCCCCCACACCTCTGAGAGGAGGGTCTCCTCTGCTCATCGTCTTTGAGGAGGCACGTCCACAGCATATGCTGCTGGTTTTAGGGCATCTGGAGGATTGTTCCTCTGGCAGGTGAAAACTTCAGGGTAAAACGAACCTGTGACACCATATATCATCTTTGTCTCTCATTTATATGGACATTTCCATTCCCTTATTCCAGGAGGTCCCTCTAGGAAGCTGTCCCAGACACAACAGGAAAAAGGGAGCCCATGGTGGGACTTGACAGCCTGGCAAACAAGACGGGCTCTGGGGCCACTGGGCTTCCATTCAGGCAGACTTGCAACCTCAAAAAAAGCTAGGAGGCACGAAGCTGCAGACAGAGCGCAGGAAGAATTGCTACTCACGTCCCGCGCGGCGTCTCGCTCGGCTCCCCGGAGCAGCATGACTCGCACCACTTCACTGTGACCCATCTGCGATGCAATCCACAAGGGAGCCGTCCCATCCTGCAAACAAAATAAGACTGCTAAAGTGTCCTGGATTCACTCTGAGATCCTGTGCTCCCTGGTATTTTACTGCCCAAGTCTCCTTACTGGAATGAACGTACTTCAATTTCTCAATTAAATCCTGCATCACAGATAGACATATGCAGAGCCGCTTCCAAAAGCACATGGGAGCTCGGTGTATCAAGTCTGAACCGCTCCAGTTGTGGAGTAGAGCCACCCTTAGCTGCTTTCTCTTGCATAGCTGGCCTGAAATGTGCATTGCTGTGCAAACAGTTAAAGCCCTCTTTGGCTTACCAGTCGTGCCTAAAATACATAGGGAAGTTTGAAACGTAAAGGCCAAAGGCATCCTGTGTGCTTTGAACTCTAGGTGGCTAGACATGACGGAAGATACGGGTAGATCTCAGCATGCAGGGGCAGATTCTGCAGCTGCGTCTCTGTACGTATGGAGTGGAAGCTGTTTATAGAAGCTAAGGAGCAATGTAAGGTGATCACCAGCTTTTAATGTTGTGACATTGTCCACCCTCAGGGAATCTGGTAAAAACGTCTTGCCTTACAGTGATGTATTTCTCTTCAAGAGAATTTTATCTTCAAGCACTCTGCTAGAAAACAAGGCGATGATCAAGGAATCCAGCGTGAAACAATCTGGTTTGGGAAAATTGTCCTGTGCAATCATTATTTGAGCAGAAaacctcagaaaataaaatgcacattcaGAATAAGCTAAACTTTGTGATGGATTTCCATCCCAAGGGCAAAGGTGAGCTGAAGCACTAGAAGTATTTCTCGCCAcaattagaatttaattttgtgtcttttcctccttttgcttctAAATGGCCCGATTCTCCAGACTACAGGAGGACTCCAGCGGTTATGTGGTGCCAGATTGCTTCTCCTGGGCCTTTAACAAAAGGCTTTGTCTGTATGGACTTTAACATAGAAGTGAGGCCTCACGTAGTAGGGTGCCTGCTTCTGCCTTCAGCGCTTGCCagttcccctccccaccctcagcAGCCTGAAGACTTggcaggaaaaaggaagacaaaatataCTGAGGCTTCCAAAAGAGCCTTAATGAGAAGATTCAGAAGAAAGCaactttttgctttaaataagaTATTTCCACCTTGATCAAAGAAGCAATCTCTCTCCTCAGTGCCAGCTGAAGATTCATATGACTTGCTTGTGGAATCCAAAAAAACACTGTTGAACCAGTTCTCTGCTTTCTATGGGCTAGTGACTTAATCctctggaagaaacagaaaagttatttcttcctttgataTAATATTCTGGGCTTCCCTTTTTCTGATTCTGAGAAAGAACAAATGCACATCCTGAGATCTACAGTCTTCTCAAATGGTGAGGAACAGGATCTTTGCCCACTCTTGTATCATTTCTCTATAAATTAACTCATTGAAATTAGTGACTGACGTCATTCTAGTATATATCCTGTTAATATAATGAATGTTTTTTGTGATTCGAAAATAACAAAGGCTGTCTTGTACATGGCATATGTGATGTTAGCACAATGGCAAAAACTGTCCCTCTCCAATTTATAGTGTTTTCCCTACCAGTAAGCTGTCACCTCATATTTTTTCTAATCTCCTCCCACCAGAGGGCTCTAGAAAATAGCAACAGGGATGCTGAAAAAGCCTATAAAACTTGGAAAATATCTGAAAGCAGCCTACATAATTTAATCTGCATGAAGATCCAATGCTGTGCAAATCCATGCTTCTATTTACACAAGAAATGCATGCACAAGCACAGCACAGGGAACATAGCAGCTTTCTTTTACCCACAGTGAAGTTTGTAAGAACAACTCTTATTTTCAGGTATAAATTAAAAGGAGCAGAAGGAAATACAAGTGTTGGGCAACATCACTGTTGTCGTTAACCGTCCTTAATAGTATTGCTGTTAGATATCATCCTCAGTTATAGGCTAGAGGCAAAATTACATTGTGGGAAAGAGTGACTGTTTTGGAGAACTTAGCCCGAAGAGAAGAAAGATGATGAAGTCGATGGTGGGCTCCCATTGACTATTGTCAGCTTCTCTCTCTGAAGCAAACAGCATCTAACAGGCAGGTTTATGCAAACATGTATAAGATTTATATGGAGTAGATGAGATTTCTGTCCATTTTCATGTTGGTGTATGGTGCAAAAGACATACTACGTTGTACTAAGAGGCCACATGAGAATTCCTGTGTAAACAGATGTTAGGGCTTGGGATGAGTCAGGCAGAAAGAACAGGGAAAGACGCAGTTCAAAAACTACTTTCCTGTCCTTGTCCCTCTGCCCACACAGCAAACTGCAGACCATTACATTCCTAGAACACTGTTAAATACCCCATATGTTTTTAAGCTAtgcttatttctgtatttgattACAAGCTAATATATATGGACTACGTCTCGTTCTATCCAGCAGCCAGCAGTTCCAAACATACTCTGACTGAAATTTCTGATGCTGTTTCTCTTACCCATTAACTACTGACTTTGCTTTGCAGCTTTGAATCTCAGCGTTTGCTTGTGGCTTGGAGTTTAAGCAAGGGCCAGATTAGGGTGGGAGGTGAAATACCCCTCGAATCCCCAGTAGGGACTTCCAGGGACAGAGGGCTCCTGTTCTCAGGCTACTCCGTCTCATCTCCTCCACTCTTCTGCCCATCAGTCCACTCGCACCACTGCACCAGCTGAATTCTTGCTAATAACAAATTGCTTGTTTGTCTGAAGTCTACGCTCCATATAGGTTTACTGGCTTACGTATATGTGTAATTGCATATGAtgtgttaagaaaaaaacattaattttcagagtattttgaaTCTGCTTAGCCAGTCAGAGTAAAGCCTGCTGGGACACAGGCTGCCAAAACAGAGTGTAAAATTCATTGGCAAATaatcttcttgctttgtttttgagTTGGAGAAGCAAAGAAACACCTCCTGCACCAGGCTTCAGACACTGCCTCCAGTTCTGTCTAgacaaaaagatgacaaaagaatTCCTGCTCGGCTCCGCAATGTCAGAAAGAACAGAAGGCAGctaaaaaccaagagaaatgatATTGCCAGGGAAGAAACTCGCCAGGAAGCTTTGCTATTCAGTCTTGTGAGAGCTGAGCTGAAGGGCCTGCACATGGAGAGTCAGTGCCATCTGAGATGCTCTATGGTGTCAGGACCACTCTGTGGGACTGGGAGATGGGGCACGAGACCGAAGGGGAACTGGtacccactgcagcagcagcagcagcagcagcagacataCAGGGCAGATGCACATGCTCGGGCAGATGAATTAAGCCCCCAAATTCACAAGGTAGAGAGGAAAACGTGGACACCATGAGGAAAGGGAAGCATGAACTCACACCTGGCGCTCTGCAGCTGTGGCCAGCCCTGTATTTGATGTTACATTGCTTAGAAAAAGTTTCCTACAGCAGCGAGAGCAGTGTAGTTTGTGACTGACAGTGGGAGTCATCTGGCATTGAAACTGCCCCATCTAGAACTACATTCCTCATGACCAACATGCTGCCTTCGAACAAAGTACAAATTTGTTTGTTAGTAAGAAAGAGACTGAAGTCCATCCAACCATTACTTTACTAATTAAACAGTAAAAATGTTCCATTTGTTAAGGAAATGTTTCAGGTTACAGTGGGCCCAAATACAAATGCCATGGACTTATCCAGGCATAATCTTAGCAGGGATCGGAGGTACCCTGAAGCAAAGTAAGCCCATATTGAAGGATATGAAACAGAGCCAGGAGGAACATTCACACAGAGTCAAGTCTTTGCCTCAGCTAAGATTTAAAAATGCCTCATGAAACATTGTGTTGTAGAAATTGGATTAGAGagctaaaaaaaatattgtcagaaAGAATTAGCTGGAGCATTGTAATTATGGTTAGCAGAATGCAGTTTTTATGGCAACATGGTGGAGATAAATCTAAGGCTCCCCAACTTTATTTTGACCGACTCAAAAGGCATTAATGCATACCTTGGTCTATCCTTCTACATTGATCTTTTAGACTGCATTAGTTAAGACCTTTTAACAATATTTCTTGATTTTGATCTTGGCAGACAGTGTGGAGGTAGCCTAGGAGCAACTAAAGCATCGGTCCAGGGAGTAGCTGCCAGCATAGCTCTGGTGCTGGAGAGgtgggggaggaggcagcaggaaaatGACTTTAGTTTGGGCACATAAAATGCTAATCCAGTTTCCTTACGCTACAGGAGTAGCAGGGAGGCTATGCAGACCTACAGATGCAGCAGAAGTCATATAGATCAGCCTCTGCTGCCAGGCTATGATTTGTCCAGCTTTTTGGTGTAGatgaaaggaaatactgaaaatacctGGCAAAGCTTGTCACATGCCACGTTGTCCACTCTTTATTAGAGTTTTCACGTTCATTTGCTCCTGCCTGCTGATTTTTTACTTGCTGCAGTCAGTGATCACAGCCACCTGGCAGCCATACATGACTGATTGCAAGGACAAGACCTTATCCCATCAATTTAAAATGTGCAGTGAAGACCCAGGACAGCTACATTGCCTGCAGGGTTTCAGCAGACCACAGGGGAGGCTCTCTCAAAGCAGGCAAAGATTCCTGGGAAGCCCTGTCTCTAACCAGACATTTTTAGGTGCTGGGAGTACAGCTAGCTGTGCAACTCCCACATCTGGCTATTCAAAGCAGCATCTAAATGTGCTGTTTAAGCACTGATTTTAAAGTCAAGAAACATCTAAGTAGTTAAGAAACCCTTTTTTGGAAACCAAGAGAGCTTTTATATATGTCTCTCTACATCATGTATGCTTACGTATCCCTCAGTTTAACACCTAGGAAATCTCTCTAATCCGGTGTTAATTTTTCATAACTGTAAAATTTAGTAATTAGACCCCAGCTCTTCTCTGAAGTGTTAAGCTTACCTGCCGTGGCTGGTTAACTTTTGCTCCTGAAGAAAGCAGCAATCGGATGACATCCAGATAGCCTCCTTGTGCTGCCAGGAAAATTGCAGAAGCTCCATCCTAAGAACGAATACATCCAGCTTACACTGTGTTGAAATGATGCTGTTTTTTCcatacaaaaccaaatcaaactgAATCAAGTTCTCCTTCTTAAGCCATTATGCAGTGTAACAGCACATATATAAACAAGCTCAAGAAATAATTACCAAAATCCGAAGTCTAGTTCATAACAAACTATGCTAACATTTTCATTCAGCATGCACAATACTGGCTCTCATCAGGTACCAAACCGAGCATTAAATCCCGGGTCTGGAATACTAAGAGTCTAGTTCATCGAAGCATTGATCTATGTAACAAGAAATCCATTCCTatatagcaaaatatatttatttcagtacaTCTGGCTTTTATATGTTCATGCAGAAGTGTTCTGCTACATAGACACACATGGTGAAAACATGTTCAAGTACTTTGCAGAACTGGAGGCTCCAGCATTGAAGTCTGCCCTTTAGGCTGAAGGAGTAAAGTACTGTGCCATACTGCTGTGCCACTCCAGCAACCACCATGCTACTGCTCTGGCACATCTTGTAGAAGAGACTTCACCTggaatataataatttaaaaatagcacaTGCAAGACAGGGTGTCTCATAGCCCTATCAGAAACcagtttaaaaatttttttaggataaccaggtgatcaggcccagtcagcatgggtttatgaaaggcaggtcctgcttgactaacctgatctccttctatgacaaggtgacctgcctagtggatgaggagaaggctgtggatgttgtctatctagacttcagtaaagcctttgacacggtttcccacagcattctcctggagaaactggctgctcatggcttggacgggcgtactcttcactgggtaaagaactggctggatggccgggcccaaagagtggtggtgaatggagttaaatccagttggtggccggtcacaagcagtgtctcccagggctctgtgttgggaccagttctgtttaatatctttatcaatgatctggacaaggggatcgagtgcaccctcagtaagtttgcagatgacaccaagttttgtgagagtgttgatctgcttgagggtaggaaggctctacagagggacctggacaggctggatcgatgggctgaggccaattgcatgaggttcaacaaggccaagtgcaaggtcctgcacttgggccacagcaaccccatggcaacgctacaggcttggggaagagtggctggaaagctgcctggtggaaaaggacctgggggtgttggttgacagccagctgaatatgagccagcagtgtgcccaggtggccaagaaagcaaatggcatcctggcttgtatcagaaatagcgtggccagcaggactagggaagtgatcgtgcccctgtactcggcactggtgaggccgcacctcgaatgctgtgttcagttttgggcccctcactacaagagggacattgaggt
Protein-coding sequences here:
- the ANKRD29 gene encoding ankyrin repeat domain-containing protein 29; translated protein: MCRMSFKKETPLANAAFWAARKGNLALLQLLLNSGRVDVDCKDSLGTTALMVASYYGHIDCVRELVLQGADINLQRESGATSLFFAAQQGHNDVVKFLFEFGASTEFKNKDGGTALLAACQYGHAKVVETLLKHGANIHDQLYDGASAIFLAAQGGYLDVIRLLLSSGAKVNQPRQDGTAPLWIASQMGHSEVVRVMLLRGAERDAARDDGTTALLKAAIKGYNNVIEELLKFSPTLGLLKNGTSALHAAVLSGNARTVALLLEAGADPCLRNKANELPAELTKNERILRLLRTKEKQRKS